One region of Cytobacillus sp. IB215665 genomic DNA includes:
- a CDS encoding AI-2E family transporter has protein sequence MKDRKWYQYLLFLFAALVLWKFVDNYELVKLTVSSFLSLLSPFFVAFGIAYLLKALVDYFEGKFKVNRIISITTVYLLFFSFIGLIFTFITPIIIDNIGNLISNLPKYIEDTNKWITKYIVENELLEKYGITSNVNTYTNDLFLKIGEYTSLFLNKLADWLISLTSTAFNILIGIIISIYMLKDKEAFGAGAKKLVKALLSERYAKSVLQFFSHLDEVFSKFLVGKLLDSLIIGILCFIGLLILNVPYALLISLIVGITNMIPYFGPFIGMVPAVIITLFSDPIQALWVAIFIFALQQFDGYYLGPKILGDKVGLSPVWIILAIIIGGGTFGVIGMFIAVPIVAVIKTTLEDLVEARLSK, from the coding sequence TTGAAGGATCGTAAGTGGTATCAATATTTGCTGTTTTTATTCGCAGCATTAGTATTATGGAAATTTGTAGATAATTATGAATTGGTGAAGCTGACGGTCTCTTCATTTTTATCGTTACTCTCTCCATTTTTTGTCGCCTTTGGAATTGCTTATTTATTAAAGGCGCTAGTTGATTATTTTGAAGGAAAGTTCAAAGTAAACCGCATTATAAGTATTACTACTGTTTATTTGTTATTCTTTTCATTTATAGGCTTAATCTTCACTTTTATAACGCCAATTATTATTGATAATATAGGTAACCTAATTAGCAACCTACCTAAGTATATAGAAGATACAAACAAATGGATAACAAAATATATCGTTGAGAATGAACTGTTAGAAAAATACGGTATTACGTCAAATGTAAATACATATACTAATGATCTATTTTTGAAAATTGGAGAATATACTAGTTTGTTTTTAAATAAGCTTGCTGACTGGTTAATATCCCTTACATCCACAGCTTTCAATATTTTAATAGGAATTATTATTTCGATCTATATGCTAAAAGACAAAGAGGCTTTTGGTGCCGGAGCAAAAAAATTGGTTAAAGCATTACTCTCTGAACGCTATGCGAAATCTGTTCTACAATTTTTCAGTCATTTAGATGAAGTTTTCTCAAAGTTTCTAGTTGGAAAATTGTTAGACTCCCTTATTATAGGAATATTATGTTTTATAGGTCTTTTAATATTAAATGTACCGTACGCACTATTAATCAGCTTAATTGTAGGTATTACTAATATGATTCCATATTTTGGTCCATTTATTGGAATGGTACCAGCTGTTATCATTACATTATTTAGTGATCCAATCCAAGCACTATGGGTAGCCATTTTCATCTTTGCACTTCAGCAATTTGATGGTTACTATTTAGGACCAAAAATTTTAGGAGATAAGGTTGGTTTAAGCCCAGTATGGATCATTTTAGCTATTATAATCGGTGGTGGTACATTTGGTGTAATAGGGATGTTCATTGCAGTACCAATTGTAGCCGTCATAAAAACTACGCTTGAAGATTTAGTAGAAGCTAGATTATCTAAATAA
- a CDS encoding VOC family protein yields the protein MKKKLTGKVIGFELNSQDPEKAKAFYANVFGWEIAAPQWGYHAVSTSEEANEGISGGIAKGPNDYPHGTRIQIEVEAIDDAISKAKENGAMVVRDKMEFDEYYLAYLVDPTGIGLGLIQKK from the coding sequence TTGAAGAAAAAACTAACTGGCAAAGTAATTGGATTTGAGTTAAATAGTCAAGATCCTGAAAAAGCCAAGGCATTTTATGCTAATGTATTCGGTTGGGAAATTGCTGCACCACAATGGGGGTATCACGCTGTTTCGACTAGTGAAGAAGCAAATGAAGGAATAAGTGGGGGGATTGCAAAAGGCCCAAATGATTATCCTCACGGAACACGTATACAAATTGAAGTTGAAGCGATTGACGATGCTATTTCCAAAGCAAAAGAAAACGGTGCAATGGTCGTAAGAGATAAGATGGAATTTGATGAGTATTACCTCGCTTATTTAGTAGACCCTACAGGAATTGGTCTAGGTCTTATTCAAAAGAAATAA
- a CDS encoding alpha/beta hydrolase: MHVATFTYSATDSEQIYAKKWIPELSEYRRGIVQIAHGMAEHIGRYDKFAQALVNEGYIVYGNDHRGHGHTANNEEDIGYFADRNGFDLVVDDMFQLTNLIKEQHEQLPIFLFGHSMGSFLSRRFIQLHGEEITGVILSGTGGDPGILGKIGARLAKNEMIKKGRRHRSKRLDKLSFGSYNKSFKPKRTDFDWLSRNQQEVDKYVDDALCGEVFTSSFFYDLFTGLEVIHKRENILRIRKDLPIYLFSGTKDPVGNFSKGVSKVYEAYKAAGIEDVTCKLYKDGRHEMLNEINRDEVYEDIITWLTNHT, encoded by the coding sequence ATGCACGTTGCAACCTTTACTTATTCAGCAACCGATAGTGAGCAGATTTATGCTAAAAAATGGATTCCTGAATTATCCGAGTACCGAAGAGGAATTGTCCAAATTGCACATGGTATGGCAGAACATATCGGTAGGTATGATAAATTTGCTCAAGCACTCGTCAATGAGGGATATATTGTTTATGGTAATGATCATCGAGGTCATGGACATACTGCAAATAATGAAGAGGACATTGGATATTTTGCAGATAGAAACGGCTTTGATTTAGTTGTAGACGACATGTTTCAACTCACTAACCTGATCAAGGAACAGCATGAACAACTGCCAATATTTTTATTTGGTCACAGCATGGGATCGTTTTTATCTAGAAGATTTATACAATTACATGGTGAAGAGATCACCGGTGTAATACTTTCTGGGACAGGCGGAGACCCAGGAATCTTGGGGAAAATTGGGGCGAGATTAGCAAAAAATGAAATGATTAAGAAAGGACGGCGTCATCGTAGCAAGCGGTTAGATAAACTGTCTTTTGGTAGCTATAATAAATCATTTAAACCGAAACGAACTGATTTTGATTGGCTATCACGGAATCAACAAGAAGTAGATAAATATGTCGACGACGCTTTATGTGGTGAAGTATTTACTTCTAGTTTCTTTTATGATTTATTTACAGGCCTTGAGGTCATTCATAAAAGGGAAAATATTTTAAGAATACGAAAAGATTTACCGATATACTTATTTTCGGGTACAAAAGATCCCGTGGGTAATTTTTCGAAAGGTGTATCGAAAGTATATGAAGCGTATAAGGCGGCAGGTATTGAAGACGTTACTTGTAAGTTATATAAAGATGGACGGCACGAAATGTTGAATGAAATAAACCGGGATGAGGTGTATGAAGATATTATTACATGGCTTACAAATCATACTTGA